The following is a genomic window from Pseudomonas oryzicola.
TTGGGGCCTGTTCGAGATCCAGGACATCGACCTGGACAAGGGTACCTGCAGCGTCAAGCTCAAGCACTCGGCGTTCGTGTACGTCTATGGCAAGTGCGGCCGCAAGGTCGACTACATGTTCACCGGCTGGTTCGCCGGCGCCATGGACCAGATTCTCGCTGCCCGTGGCAGCTCGATCCGCACCGTGGCCGAACAGGTCTACGGCGGTTCGGAAGAAGGCCACGAAGATGGCCTGTTCGTCGTCAAGCCGTTGTAAGCCGGAGATAGCGTCATGGCATTCGAAGCAATGTTCCAGCCGATCCAGATCGGCAAACTGACCATCCGCAACCGCGTGCTCAGCACCGCACACGCCGAGGTCTACGCCACTGACGGCGGCATGACGACCGACCGCTATGTGAAGTACTACGAAGAAAAGGCCAAGGGCGGTATCGGCCTGGCGATCTGCGGCGGCTCGTCTGTCGTCGCCATCGACAGCCCGCAGGAATGGTGGTCGTCGGTCAACCTGTCGACCGATCGCATCATTCCGCACTTCCAGAACCTGGCTGACGCCATGCACAAGCATGGCGCCAAGATCATGATCCAGATTACCCACATGGGCCGTCGCTCGCGCTGGGACGGCTTCAACTGGCCGACCCTGATGTCGCCGTCGGGTATCCGTGAACCCGTGCACCGCGCCACCTGCAAGACCATCGAGGTGGAAGAGATCTGGCGCGTGATCGGCAACTACGCGCAAGCGGCACGCCGCGCCAAAGAGGGCGGCCTGGACGGCGTGGAACTGTCGGCCGTGCACCAGCACATGATCGACCAATTCTGGAGCCCGCGGGTCAACAAGCGTACCGACGAATGGGGCGGCACTTTCGAAGGCCGCATGAAGTTCGGCCTGGAAGTGCTCAAGGCCGTGCGCGCCGAGGTCGGTGACGACTTCTGCGTGGGCATGCGCATTTGCGGTGACGAATTCCATCCGGACGGCCTCAGCCATGAGGACATGAAGCAGATCGCCGCGTACTACGACGCCACTGGCATGATCGACTTCATCGGTGTGGTCGGCTCGGGTTGCGACACCCACAACACGCTGGCCAACGTCATCCCCAACATGAGCTACCCGCCGGAGCCGTTCCTGCACCTGGCGGCAGGCATCAAGGAAGTGGTCAAGGTCCCGGTACTGCACGCGCAGAACATCAAGGACCCGAACCAGGCCACGCGTATCCTCGAAGGCGGCTACGTGGACATGGTCGGCATGACCCGTGCCCACATCGCCGACCCGCACCTGATCGCCAAGATCAAGATGGGCCAGATCGACCAGATCAAGCAGTGCGTCGGTGCCAACTACTGCATCGACCGCCAGTATCAGGGCCTGGACGTGCTGTGCATCCAGAACGCCGCGACCTCCCGTGAATACATGGGCGTGCCGCACATCATCGAGAAGACCACCGGCGCCAAACGCAAGGTGGTGGTAGTGGGGGCCGGCCCGGCCGGCATGGAAGCGGCCCGCGTGGCTGCCGAACGTGGCCACGATGTGACCCTGTTCGAGAAGAAGGACCAGATCGGCGGGCAGATCACCATCGCCGCCAAGGCGCCGCAGCGCGACCAGATCGCCGGTATCACCCGCTGGTACCAGCTGGAGCTGGCGCGCCTGAAGGTCGACCTGCGCCTGGGCACCGCTGCCGACGTGGCGACCATCCAGGACCTGCGCCCGGACATCATCGTGCTGGCGGTGGGTGGGCATTCGTTCCTTGAGCAGAACGAGCACTGGGGCGCCGCCGAAGGGTTGGTGGTCAGCAGCTGGGACGTGCTCGACGGCAAGGTGGCACCGGGCAAGAACGTGCTGGTGTACGACACCATCTGTGAATTCACCGGTATGTCGGTGGCCGACTTCATCGCCGACAAGGGCAGCCAGGTGGAAATCGTCACCGACGACATCAAGCCGGGCGTGGCCAT
Proteins encoded in this region:
- the dgcA gene encoding dimethylglycine demethylation protein DgcA, translating into MAFEAMFQPIQIGKLTIRNRVLSTAHAEVYATDGGMTTDRYVKYYEEKAKGGIGLAICGGSSVVAIDSPQEWWSSVNLSTDRIIPHFQNLADAMHKHGAKIMIQITHMGRRSRWDGFNWPTLMSPSGIREPVHRATCKTIEVEEIWRVIGNYAQAARRAKEGGLDGVELSAVHQHMIDQFWSPRVNKRTDEWGGTFEGRMKFGLEVLKAVRAEVGDDFCVGMRICGDEFHPDGLSHEDMKQIAAYYDATGMIDFIGVVGSGCDTHNTLANVIPNMSYPPEPFLHLAAGIKEVVKVPVLHAQNIKDPNQATRILEGGYVDMVGMTRAHIADPHLIAKIKMGQIDQIKQCVGANYCIDRQYQGLDVLCIQNAATSREYMGVPHIIEKTTGAKRKVVVVGAGPAGMEAARVAAERGHDVTLFEKKDQIGGQITIAAKAPQRDQIAGITRWYQLELARLKVDLRLGTAADVATIQDLRPDIIVLAVGGHSFLEQNEHWGAAEGLVVSSWDVLDGKVAPGKNVLVYDTICEFTGMSVADFIADKGSQVEIVTDDIKPGVAMGGTTFPTYYRSMYPKEVIMTGDMMLEKVYREGDKLVAVLENEYTGAREERVVDQVVVENGVRPDEQLYYALKEGSRNKGQIDVEALFAIKPQPILSQPGEGYLLYRIGDCVAQRNVHAAIYDALRLCKDF